One Nitrospirota bacterium genomic region harbors:
- a CDS encoding endonuclease MutS2: MDGQTPFRQAERVLEWDRVLEILAGQARSTMGIERCRSLPPEAGLDAATSRLRETAEMLALGEGTDPFPSPAFPDVREALGRAAKGASLEAHDLRDLSILLGVGRQVVRYLRARAEQAPALCAAASGVEGLGQLESLRDAIDQCVDQEGNVRESATPDLRRLTRHAQDLKQQMRHRLEAILASARYAEVLQERYFAQREGRYVVPVKSEMRTKIPGIVHDVSASGATVFFEPRELVELNNGIKVAELDVEREVKRILADLSVQVAAHGLALKLGAEGLAELDCIAAKAAFGRLVNGRVVALNGVGRVALRQARHPLLVLARERVVANDILLDESVRVLIVSGPNTGGKTVTLKLLGLFALMVRAGLPVPCGADSVMAFFPEVYADIGDAQDLTRDLSSFSAHVTQMIRLLEHAASASRPRGAGEAPSGGSGALVLLDEPVTSTDPAEGAALAEALLLRLASLGMKVIVTTHYNRLKVLAQTTPGFLNACVEFDVARLAPTYRLLMNLPGGSSAIEIAGRLGMDEELLAHARGLLRREDQTLERMLTDLHDRQRRLDEDLERTAALREEAERSAREAEAIAERLRRSEQEERKGAKRKLTETLLHARAQVQAALDELKHERTQARARETKQRLAEIGERARQLLVKPAETVPVERLRPGDRVEIVGLGTVGTLLEAPQGRKRVRIRIGETEMSVAPSGLVGLAGKGAEPQRSSGRPAPARHGQGSSADSEAAGVVDLRGMAADEAVEAVTASLDRAALNGEPFLRIIHGHGTGRLKTAVREYLTHSPYVASFRPGDRSEGGDGVTVAELK; encoded by the coding sequence ATGGATGGCCAGACGCCATTCCGACAGGCCGAGCGCGTGCTCGAATGGGACCGGGTCTTGGAGATCCTGGCCGGCCAGGCTCGCTCCACCATGGGGATCGAGCGGTGCCGATCCCTTCCGCCGGAGGCCGGGCTCGATGCGGCGACCAGCCGGCTCCGGGAAACCGCGGAGATGCTGGCGCTGGGCGAGGGCACGGACCCGTTCCCGTCGCCGGCCTTCCCCGACGTGCGCGAGGCCCTGGGCCGTGCGGCCAAGGGCGCGTCCCTGGAGGCTCACGACCTGCGGGACCTCTCGATCCTGCTGGGCGTGGGGAGGCAGGTCGTCCGCTACCTGCGGGCTCGGGCCGAGCAGGCCCCGGCCCTCTGCGCCGCGGCGTCGGGCGTGGAGGGGTTGGGCCAACTGGAGTCTCTCAGGGACGCGATCGACCAGTGCGTGGATCAGGAAGGCAACGTCCGCGAGTCGGCCACGCCCGATCTGCGCCGGCTGACCCGCCATGCGCAGGACCTCAAGCAGCAGATGCGGCACCGGCTGGAGGCGATCCTGGCCTCGGCCCGCTACGCCGAGGTCCTGCAGGAGCGGTACTTCGCGCAACGGGAAGGGCGGTACGTCGTGCCGGTCAAGTCGGAAATGCGCACGAAGATTCCCGGCATCGTGCACGACGTCTCGGCCAGCGGGGCCACGGTCTTCTTCGAGCCGCGCGAGCTGGTTGAGTTGAACAACGGGATCAAGGTCGCGGAGCTGGATGTGGAGCGGGAGGTCAAGCGGATCCTCGCGGACCTGTCCGTCCAGGTGGCGGCCCACGGGCTGGCGCTGAAGCTGGGCGCCGAAGGCCTGGCCGAGCTGGACTGCATCGCGGCCAAAGCGGCCTTCGGCCGGCTGGTCAACGGCCGGGTCGTCGCCTTGAACGGGGTCGGGCGCGTGGCGCTGCGGCAGGCGCGTCATCCGCTGCTCGTCCTGGCCAGGGAGCGGGTCGTCGCCAACGACATCCTGCTGGACGAATCCGTGCGGGTATTGATCGTTTCCGGACCGAACACCGGCGGGAAAACCGTCACCCTCAAGCTCCTCGGCCTGTTCGCGCTCATGGTGCGGGCCGGCCTGCCGGTGCCCTGCGGGGCCGATTCGGTCATGGCGTTCTTTCCGGAGGTCTACGCGGACATCGGGGACGCCCAGGACCTGACCCGGGACCTCTCCAGCTTCTCCGCCCACGTCACCCAGATGATCCGGCTCCTGGAGCACGCGGCCTCGGCGTCCCGGCCTCGCGGGGCCGGAGAGGCGCCGTCGGGAGGCAGCGGGGCGCTCGTGCTCCTCGACGAGCCCGTCACCTCCACCGACCCGGCCGAGGGGGCGGCGCTCGCGGAGGCCCTGTTGCTGCGCCTGGCCTCGCTGGGGATGAAGGTGATCGTGACGACCCACTACAACCGGCTCAAGGTCCTGGCCCAGACGACGCCCGGCTTCCTGAACGCCTGCGTCGAGTTCGATGTCGCCCGGCTGGCTCCGACCTACCGGCTCCTGATGAATCTGCCCGGCGGCTCCTCCGCCATCGAGATCGCCGGCCGTCTCGGGATGGACGAGGAGCTGCTGGCCCACGCCCGCGGACTCCTGAGGCGGGAGGACCAGACGCTGGAGCGGATGCTGACGGATCTCCACGACCGGCAGCGGCGGCTGGACGAGGACCTCGAGCGGACCGCGGCGCTCAGAGAGGAGGCGGAGCGGTCCGCGCGGGAGGCGGAAGCGATCGCGGAGCGGCTGCGCCGCTCGGAGCAGGAGGAGCGGAAGGGAGCCAAGCGGAAGCTGACGGAGACGCTCCTGCACGCCCGTGCTCAGGTGCAGGCCGCGCTGGACGAGCTGAAGCACGAACGGACGCAGGCCAGGGCTCGCGAGACCAAACAACGGCTGGCGGAGATTGGGGAGCGGGCCCGCCAGCTTCTGGTGAAGCCGGCCGAGACCGTGCCGGTCGAGCGGCTTCGTCCGGGGGATCGGGTCGAGATCGTCGGGCTGGGCACGGTCGGGACGTTGCTGGAGGCGCCGCAGGGGAGGAAGCGCGTGCGGATCCGCATCGGCGAGACTGAGATGTCCGTGGCCCCGTCGGGCCTCGTGGGGCTGGCCGGCAAGGGGGCGGAGCCCCAGCGGTCAAGCGGGCGGCCTGCTCCGGCGCGCCACGGGCAAGGGTCCTCCGCCGACTCCGAAGCCGCCGGCGTCGTGGACCTCCGCGGCATGGCCGCCGACGAAGCCGTGGAAGCCGTCACGGCCTCGCTGGACCGGGCGGCGCTCAACGGCGAGCCCTTCCTCCGCATCATTCACGGACACGGAACCGGCCGCCTCAAGACGGCCGTCCGGGAGTATCTGACCCACTCTCCCTACGTCGCCTCGTTCAGGCCGGGGGACCGGTCCGAAGGCGGAGACGGCGTCACGGTCGCCGAGCTGAAATAA
- a CDS encoding NADH:flavin oxidoreductase yields the protein MPSSRTTVAPPAPTSDEDRRVIFQPLRFRSLEVKNRLVRSNVSGTFDDYNGHGTNARLNWEEKFARGGVGAIISSFTPVTVRGRIMTSYAMIDHDDKIPFWHAVGERVHRHQCKFILQLSHSGRQQDVGGVENLYKKAQSSTSRKDYFHGLLSQAMTKQDIRETIALFAEGARRAREAGLDGVELHGANGYLITQFLSSGINDRTDEYGGSVENRTRFVIEIVRAIRERVGRGFHLQMKINAVDHNDWLYPWEKKGNTLQDTIEICQRLEDGGDGVDAFHISSGSTFPHPRNPPGDFPLVAARRWYDIMLNQGVRTHFNYFVFNHRLPGLAFRWLWRRRRGPVIEGINAEYAREIKRHVQVPVLCTGGFQHASRIAQVIRDGWCDAVSMARPLIANNDLPRILDRQDGPDPGKECTYCNKCLLNDLENPLGCYELSRYDGATFEERYRNMMDSVMSVFSPPTFTAMPRQTGGGAPSPDR from the coding sequence ATGCCCAGCTCCAGGACAACCGTCGCGCCGCCCGCTCCCACCAGCGATGAGGACCGGCGGGTCATCTTCCAACCCCTGCGATTCCGCAGCCTGGAGGTCAAGAACCGGCTGGTCCGGTCGAACGTCTCGGGGACGTTCGACGACTACAACGGGCACGGCACCAACGCGCGCCTCAACTGGGAGGAGAAGTTCGCGCGTGGCGGGGTGGGGGCGATCATCTCGTCCTTCACCCCCGTGACGGTCCGCGGGCGCATCATGACCAGCTACGCCATGATTGACCACGACGACAAGATTCCGTTCTGGCACGCGGTGGGCGAACGCGTCCACCGCCATCAGTGCAAGTTCATCCTCCAGTTGAGCCACTCCGGCCGGCAGCAGGACGTGGGCGGGGTCGAGAATCTGTACAAGAAGGCCCAGAGCTCGACCAGCCGGAAGGACTATTTCCACGGCCTCCTGAGTCAGGCCATGACCAAGCAGGATATCCGGGAGACGATCGCGCTGTTCGCGGAAGGCGCGCGGCGGGCCAGGGAGGCGGGGCTGGACGGGGTCGAGCTGCACGGGGCGAACGGCTACTTGATCACGCAGTTCCTGAGCTCCGGCATCAACGACCGGACGGACGAATACGGCGGGTCCGTCGAGAACCGGACGCGGTTCGTGATCGAGATCGTCCGGGCGATCCGCGAGCGGGTCGGGCGCGGCTTCCACCTCCAGATGAAGATCAACGCCGTGGACCACAACGACTGGCTGTACCCCTGGGAGAAGAAGGGCAATACGCTCCAGGACACGATCGAGATCTGCCAGCGGCTGGAGGACGGGGGCGACGGTGTGGACGCCTTCCACATCTCCAGCGGCAGCACCTTTCCCCACCCCCGCAACCCGCCCGGCGACTTTCCGCTCGTAGCGGCCAGACGGTGGTACGACATCATGCTGAATCAGGGCGTCCGGACCCACTTCAATTACTTCGTCTTCAACCACCGCCTGCCGGGGCTGGCCTTCCGGTGGCTGTGGCGGCGCCGTCGAGGTCCGGTGATCGAAGGGATCAACGCCGAGTACGCCAGGGAGATCAAGCGGCACGTGCAGGTGCCCGTCCTCTGCACCGGCGGGTTCCAGCACGCGTCGCGCATCGCCCAGGTCATCCGGGACGGCTGGTGCGATGCCGTCTCCATGGCGCGCCCCCTGATCGCCAACAACGACCTGCCCCGGATACTCGATCGGCAGGACGGGCCTGATCCCGGGAAGGAATGCACCTATTGCAACAAGTGCCTGCTGAACGACCTGGAGAACCCGCTCGGGTGCTACGAGCTGTCCCGGTACGACGGGGCCACCTTCGAAGAACGATACCGGAACATGATGGACAGCGTGATGTCGGTCTTCTCCCCGCCGACCTTTACGGCCATGCCGCGCCAAACCGGAGGGGGCGCCCCCTCCCCCGACCGATGA
- a CDS encoding SDR family NAD(P)-dependent oxidoreductase: MPLRGQTVLITGASSGIGAATALALAGKGARLLLTARREDRLKAVAEDVRAAGGRASVYPADLADAPAVARMAAGVRADAGVPDVLINNAGAGRWLPLLETSPDDARRMIEVPYLAALYVTREFLGDMVKRGSGHLVNVTSPASFLAWPNACGYIAARHALRGFTEALRAELRGTGLHVTLVVLGKVASSYWTHNPGSEEKAPKVVSLLARDLTTDEAASAIVEGLERRRRQIVKPAIYRLLMSRYVPAWVTGTMAGWPG, from the coding sequence ATGCCGCTCCGCGGGCAGACGGTTCTGATCACTGGCGCCTCAAGCGGGATCGGCGCGGCCACAGCGCTGGCCCTGGCCGGTAAAGGCGCCCGGCTCCTGCTGACGGCCCGCCGCGAGGACCGGCTCAAGGCCGTTGCGGAGGACGTCAGGGCCGCAGGAGGACGGGCGTCGGTCTACCCGGCCGACCTCGCCGACGCGCCGGCGGTGGCGCGCATGGCCGCCGGCGTCCGCGCGGACGCCGGCGTCCCCGACGTGCTGATCAACAATGCCGGCGCGGGCCGCTGGCTCCCCCTGCTCGAAACCTCCCCTGACGACGCGCGGCGCATGATCGAGGTGCCCTACCTCGCCGCCCTCTACGTGACGCGCGAGTTCCTCGGGGACATGGTGAAGCGGGGAAGCGGCCACCTGGTCAACGTGACCTCCCCCGCGTCTTTCCTGGCCTGGCCCAACGCCTGCGGCTACATCGCGGCGCGTCACGCCTTGCGCGGCTTTACCGAGGCCCTGCGGGCCGAGCTGCGGGGAACGGGGCTTCACGTGACGCTCGTCGTGCTCGGCAAGGTCGCCAGTTCCTACTGGACGCACAACCCCGGCAGCGAAGAGAAGGCCCCCAAGGTGGTCTCCCTGCTCGCCAGAGACCTGACGACGGACGAAGCGGCTTCCGCCATCGTCGAGGGCCTCGAACGGCGCCGGCGCCAGATCGTCAAGCCGGCCATCTACCGATTGCTGATGAGCCGCTACGTGCCGGCCTGGGTGACCGGCACGATGGCCGGATGGCCCGGCTAG
- a CDS encoding NFACT family protein, translating to MSLTSAELAAVLREIRPALIGGWIQKVFQPAPHTITLEIRSSGKTLLLLLSADPGTARLHLLSQRLPNPPFPPSFCQFLRAQIQGARIEAIEQVGGDRVVRLGLTAHAGPRALLAELTGKKSDLLLLDAQERVLATLNEGSEEAGALYHPPARPPHATGGADVAEPLPQPGRPSPFPLSLAIEERYGQREEELTRERLRQARLGELRKAVKKAVRRIEALRSDLDKAERYRDYARYGELLKANLGRIKKGQEQIAVVDYFDPALPELVIPLDPAKGPQGNMDDCFRKHRKHLSAQQEIRPRLEAAERELERVRAEMAALQREEWTPSPPESAPARQDRSRPIARHPSPVTRHPSRSGPFRRFASADGLPIYVGRNARENEELTFKFAHSDDLWLHAQGAPGSHVVVRLGKGDAPPPETLKDAATLALLYSDLKKSGKGEVIYTRRKWVRKAKGQPPGTVTVTQEKAVFVQLDRTRLDRLKEGLG from the coding sequence GTGAGCCTTACATCCGCAGAGTTGGCCGCCGTCCTCCGCGAAATCCGTCCGGCGTTGATCGGAGGCTGGATCCAGAAGGTCTTCCAGCCCGCACCGCACACGATCACCCTGGAAATCCGATCGTCCGGGAAGACCTTGCTCCTTCTGCTCTCCGCCGACCCGGGCACGGCCCGCCTCCACCTGCTCTCGCAGCGCCTGCCCAACCCGCCCTTTCCGCCGTCCTTCTGCCAGTTCCTGCGCGCCCAGATTCAGGGCGCCCGCATCGAGGCGATCGAGCAGGTCGGGGGGGACCGCGTCGTCCGCCTGGGCCTGACGGCCCACGCCGGGCCCCGGGCGTTGCTCGCCGAGCTGACGGGCAAGAAGTCCGATCTCCTGCTGCTGGACGCCCAGGAGCGGGTGCTTGCGACCCTCAACGAGGGCTCCGAGGAGGCAGGCGCGCTCTATCACCCGCCGGCCAGACCTCCCCACGCTACGGGCGGAGCAGACGTCGCGGAGCCTCTGCCTCAGCCCGGTCGTCCCTCTCCCTTTCCCCTGTCTCTGGCCATCGAAGAGCGGTACGGGCAGCGTGAGGAGGAGTTGACTCGTGAGCGGCTGCGCCAGGCCCGACTGGGGGAGCTGCGCAAGGCCGTCAAGAAGGCCGTCAGACGGATCGAGGCGCTCCGATCGGACCTGGACAAGGCGGAACGGTACAGGGACTATGCACGTTACGGGGAGCTGTTGAAGGCCAACCTCGGCCGGATCAAGAAGGGACAGGAGCAGATCGCCGTCGTGGACTACTTCGATCCGGCGCTCCCCGAACTGGTCATCCCGCTCGATCCGGCCAAGGGCCCGCAGGGAAACATGGACGACTGTTTCCGCAAGCACCGCAAGCACCTCTCGGCTCAACAGGAGATCCGTCCCAGGCTGGAGGCGGCGGAGAGGGAGCTGGAGCGTGTCCGGGCGGAGATGGCGGCGCTGCAGCGTGAAGAATGGACCCCATCGCCACCGGAATCGGCCCCGGCCCGACAAGATCGTTCCCGACCCATCGCCCGTCACCCATCACCCGTCACGCGTCACCCCTCCCGCTCCGGCCCCTTCCGCCGCTTCGCGTCGGCCGACGGCCTGCCCATCTACGTGGGCCGCAACGCCCGCGAGAACGAGGAGCTGACTTTCAAGTTCGCCCACAGCGACGACCTCTGGCTCCATGCCCAGGGCGCCCCCGGCTCGCACGTGGTCGTGCGGCTGGGGAAGGGCGACGCCCCGCCGCCCGAGACCCTGAAAGACGCGGCGACCCTGGCCCTGCTCTACAGCGACTTGAAAAAGAGCGGCAAAGGAGAGGTGATCTACACCAGAAGGAAATGGGTCCGGAAGGCCAAGGGACAGCCGCCCGGCACGGTGACCGTCACGCAGGAGAAGGCCGTCTTCGTCCAGCTCGATCGCACCCGATTGGACCGGCTCAAGGAAGGGCTGGGCTGA
- a CDS encoding diguanylate cyclase produces the protein MSSATSAQGFSIRELIDASPAIISVIDTDRWEVRYQNQSGRQLMGQLDGKTCYQHIPKQPARCGFCRALEALRTGKATSSEVPMPNGQWLLVQWSPIRSKDSRLLAVETITDITDSKQREQEYRELKDRFEALASLDPLTGLLNRRGWMDKVERIVGRAAHDADALSVLLADIDHFKLINDSWGHAVGDQVLKTLGTLLLQQFRPTDVIGRWGGEEFIILLSPSVQELRDIAERVREAVAVSPFLREGGAETVPVTISIGGATVVPSCGGRRELEELIQMADRMLYLAKQSGRNQVCLR, from the coding sequence ATGAGTTCCGCCACGTCGGCACAGGGATTCAGCATTCGTGAGCTGATCGACGCCAGCCCCGCGATCATCTCGGTGATCGACACGGATCGGTGGGAGGTCCGGTATCAGAATCAAAGCGGCCGGCAGTTGATGGGCCAGCTCGACGGGAAGACCTGCTATCAGCACATCCCGAAGCAGCCGGCCCGGTGCGGATTTTGCCGGGCCCTCGAGGCCCTGCGGACCGGAAAAGCCACCTCCTCGGAGGTTCCCATGCCGAACGGACAGTGGCTGCTGGTCCAGTGGTCCCCGATCCGCTCGAAGGACAGCCGGCTTCTGGCCGTGGAAACCATTACCGACATCACGGACTCGAAGCAGCGCGAGCAGGAGTATCGTGAGCTCAAGGATCGGTTTGAGGCCTTGGCCTCGCTCGATCCCCTGACCGGGCTGCTGAATCGCCGCGGATGGATGGACAAGGTGGAGCGGATCGTCGGCCGGGCGGCCCACGACGCCGACGCGCTCAGCGTCCTGCTCGCGGACATCGACCACTTCAAGCTGATCAACGATTCCTGGGGGCACGCCGTCGGCGACCAGGTGTTGAAGACGCTCGGGACCCTGCTCCTGCAGCAGTTCCGTCCCACCGATGTCATCGGGCGGTGGGGCGGAGAGGAGTTCATCATCCTGCTCTCTCCCTCCGTTCAGGAGTTGCGGGACATCGCCGAGCGGGTCAGGGAAGCCGTGGCGGTCAGCCCATTCCTGCGCGAGGGAGGGGCGGAGACCGTTCCCGTCACCATCAGCATCGGCGGCGCCACCGTGGTTCCTTCTTGCGGAGGACGACGCGAGTTGGAAGAACTGATCCAGATGGCGGACCGCATGCTCTATCTCGCCAAGCAGAGCGGGCGGAACCAGGTCTGTCTGCGGTAA